The Pleuronectes platessa chromosome 10, fPlePla1.1, whole genome shotgun sequence genome contains a region encoding:
- the prpf3 gene encoding U4/U6 small nuclear ribonucleoprotein Prp3: MSLPKREVEELRPWVERTVKKVLGFSEPTVVTAALHCVGKGLDKRKTIDQLRPFLDDSAGGFVERLFEALEESRSARGSKGSGEKNRKRDLKDVFGDETEPGSKREPQNAGDGTVAKRKRVPRFEEVEEREVIPAPPSESSTMLTKLQIKQMMEAATKQIKEKKKQLNFSSPAPPPQMFTLATPQMEASTVSRLLSTNAAAGGGGASSIGPSQAASFMNDAIEKARKAAELQARIQSQLALKPGILGALGNTGPHNLVALANLHAMGIAPPKVEIKEVNKPTPLILDDLGRTVDASGKEVELTHRMPTLKANIRAVKREQFRQQLKEKPGEDIESTSYFDQRVLITPAQRPRRGFKFHDQGRFEKIAQRIRTKAQLERLQLEIAQAAKKTGIHASTKLALIAPRKEIGEKEVPNIEWWDSFILPSNVDLGTETKFEQLELFGVTNLVEHPAQINAPVDTDKAVTLGVYLTKKEQKKLRRQTRREGQKEVQEKVRLGLMPPPEPKVRISNLMRVLGTEAVQDPTKVEAHVRAQMAKRQKAHEDANAARKLTAGQRKEKKVKKLKEDLTNGVHIAVYRIRYLQSTSKKFKVEKNAIQLYLTGTVVLHRDVNLVVVEGGPKSQKKFKKLMMHRIKWQEHNSKRDDPDGDEEARRNNKCWLIWEGTAKERSFGDMKFKQCPTENMAREHFKKHRTEQYWDVALSQSVLETSDD; this comes from the exons ATGTCTCTTCCTAAgcgagaggtggaggagctgagaCCATGGGTGGAGCGCACTGTGAAGAAAGTGCTCGGCTTCTCAGAGCCCACTGTGGTCACTGCAGCTTTACACTGTGTTGGAAAGGGGCTGGACAAAAGGAAGACCATAG ACCAGCTGCGTCCTTTCCTCGATGACTCTGCGGGGGGTTTCGTGGAGCGTCTTTTTGAAGCGCTGGAGGAGAGTCGCAGCGCCCGCGGCAGCAAAGGATCCGGAGAAAAGAACCGCAAGAGAGACCTTAAG GATGTGTTTGGGGATGAAACTGAGCCGGGTTCCAAGCGAGAACCTCAGAACGCAGGAGATGGGACAGTGGCAAAGCGAAAACGGGTCCCTCGGTTCGAGGAGGTGGAAGAGCGTGAGGTCATCCCTGCACCTCCATCTGAGAGCTCTACTATGCTCACCAAATTGCAG ATTAAACAGATGATGGAAGCAGCcacaaaacagatcaaagagaaaaagaaacaactgaATTTttcatctccagctcctcctccacag ATGTTTACCCTTGCTACACCACAAATGGAAGCCTCCACAGTATCACGGCTTCTCAGCACCAATGCTGCtgcaggtggtggtggtgcgtCATCCATCGGCCCCTCCCAGGCTGCCAGCTTTATGAATGATGCTATCGAGAAGGCCCGCAAGGCTGCTGAGCTACAGGCCCGCATCCAGTCCCAGTTGGCCCTGAAACCTGGTATCCTCGGAGCATTGGGAAACACTGGGCCTCACAACCTAGTGGCACTAGCTAATCTACACGCCATGGGAATTGCTCCACC GAAAGTGGAAATCAAGGAGGTGAATAAGCCAACACCTCTTATCCTGGATGATTTGGGAAGAACTGTGGATGCAAGTGGCAAAGAGGTTGAACTCACACATCGCATGCCCACACTAAAAG CTAACATTCGAGCTGTAAAGAGAGAGCAGTTCCGtcagcagctgaaggagaagcCTGGTGAAGACATTGAGTCCACGTCCTATTTCGACCAACGTGTTTTAATAACACCAGCTCAACGCCCTCGCAGGGGTTTCAAATTCCATGACCAGGGGCGCTTCGAAAAGATTGCTCAGAGAATTAGAActaag GCCCAGTTGGAAAGGTTGCAGTTGGAGATTGCCCAGGCAGCAAAGAAGACAGGAATCCATGCGTCCACCAAGCTCGCCCTGATTGCACCCAGGAAGGAGATTGGAGAAAAGGAGGTGCCCAACATTGAGTGGTGGGACTCTTTCATCCTGCCCAGCAACGTAGACTT AGGCACCGAAACAAAATTTGAACAGCTGGAGTTATTTGGTGTTACCAACCTTGTAGAGCATCCTGCACAAATTAACGCCCCAG TTGACACAGATAAGGCAGTCACGCTTGGTGTGTACCTGACAAAGAAAGAACAGAAGAAATTGAGACGACAGACGCGGAGGGAGGGCCAAAAAGAAGTTCAAGAGAAGGTCCGTCTGGGTCTCATGCCTCCACCAGAACCAAAAG TGCGCATCTCCAACCTAATGAGAGTGCTGGGGACGGAGGCAGTTCAGGACCCGACAAAAGTAGAGGCCCACGTCAGAGCACAGATGGCCAAGAGACAGAA GGCTCACGAAGACGCCAATGCCGCTCGCAAACTCACAGCAgggcagaggaaagagaagaaggtcAAGAAGTTAAAAGAAGACCTTACTAATGGGGTTCACATTGCAGTGTACAG GATCCGTTACCTGCAAAGTACTTCTAAGAAGTTTAAAGTGGAGAAAAATGCCATACAGCTGTACCTGACAGGCACAGTAGTCCTGCACAGAGATGTCAACCTTGTTGTAGTGGAGGGAG GCCCCAAATCCCAGAAAAAGTTCAAGAAGCTGATGATGCACAGAATCAAATGGCAGGAACACAACAGTAAAAGAGATG ATCCTGATGGTGACGAGGAGGCCAGGAGAAATAACAAGTGTTGGTTGATTTGGGAG GGAACAGCCAAAGAGCGCAGTTTTGGAGACATGAAGTTCAAGCAGTGTCCCACGGAGAATATGGCCAGAGAGCACTTCAAGAAGCACCGCACAGAACAGTATTGGGACGTGGCCCTCAGCCAGAGTGTGCTGGAAACCTCGGACGACTGA
- the LOC128449634 gene encoding uncharacterized protein LOC128449634: protein MQSQGSTSTQACFDSLSSSDSLPFSDLDQVEDDADVFLTDGSSSGGATANGDRGSESPGSQWTCDSFTDKEEEEESYRLESGGKKEDDTGPSGQTAKSHGDLQFSQKCAELQGFVRPLLELLSGLKRGRFERGLSTFQQSVAMDRIQRIVGVLQRPNSGEKYLNTLLKVEMMLKLWFPQISIPPASSNSSVATSPALSLQDSSSSTPPHKHRDQLHIPVKKRRLSWTSTCTPTPSPLLLNCPQVRTEEKRVKRDHDERDKPSAPPPPPPSLASDANPISPDVAGDRQLTAVTKGKDNDSDDRGKLSNYKAGQSSEPSPTWVHVAPILSPRKALPSHEGAAAASNGENQPISAVPPSSRRGSPARQNKAISSSKPSKQRNNLKKPTPCQSQPVAGQQSKTVAACQVQSQSLLPRACSTPVKT, encoded by the exons ATGCAGTCCCAGGGCAGCACCTCCACCCAGGCCTGCTTCGATTCCCTGAGCTCCAGCGACAGCCTCCCGTTTAGCGACTTGGATCAGGTGGAGGACGACGCGGATGTCTTCCTCACAGACGGCTCCTCCTCGGGAGGGGCTACGGCCAACGGAGACAGGGGGTCAGAAAGCCCAGGGTCCCAGTGGACGTGCGATAGCTTCACagataaagaagaagaggaggagtcgTACAGGTTGGAGAGTGGCGGCAAGAAGGAGGACGATACGGGCCCTTCAGGCCAGACCGCGAAATCACACGGCGACCTGCAGTTTTCTCAGAAG TGTGCTGAGCTGCAGGGTTTTGTCAGGCCCTtgctggagctgctgagtgGCCTGAAGAGGGGTCGATTCGAGCGTG GTTTGAGTACTTTCCAGCAGAGTGTTGCTATGGATCGAATCCAGAGGATTGTCGGGGTTCTACAGAGACCAAACAGCGG tGAGAAGTACCTGAACACTCTGCTCAAGGTGGAGATGATGCTAAAGCTTTGGTTTCCTCAGATCTCTATCCCGCCGGCCTCCTCAAACTCCAGCGTGGCCACATCCCCTGCCCTCTCCCTCCAAGACTCTTCCAGCTCCACGCCGCCGCATAAGCACAGGGATCAGCTGCATATTCCCGTCAAG AAACGCAGACTCAGCTGGACAAGTACATGCACCCCCACGCCTTCCCCGCTGCTTCTCAATTGCCCTCAGGTCAGAACAGAAGAGAAGAGGGTGAAGCGAGATCATGATGAAAGGGACAaaccctctgctcctcctccacctcctccatcattGGCATCTGATGCAAATCCAATTTCCCCAGATGTGGCCGGTGACAGACAGCTAACTGCGGTCACAAAGGGAAAGGACAATGACAGCGACGACCGAGGCAAGCTATCAAACTACAAAGCAGGTCAAAGCTCTGAGCCGAGTCCGACGTGGGTTCACGTCGCCCCCATCCTGTCCCCACGAAAGGCCCTCCCCTCACATGAGGGCGCAGCGGCGGCGAGTAATGGTGAAAACCAGCCCATCAGTGCCGTTCCCCCATCGAGTAGGAGGGGCAGCCCCGCTAGGCAAAACAAGGCCATCTCTTCATCTAAGCCTTCCAAGCAGCGCAACAACCTGAAGAAGCCAACCCCGTGCCAAAGCCAGCCTGTTGCCGGACAACAGAGTAAGACAGTCGCTGCCTGTCAGGTTCAAAGCCAATCTCTGTTACCCAGGGCGTGCTCCACCCCGGTAAAGACCTGA